A section of the Enterococcus montenegrensis genome encodes:
- a CDS encoding MurR/RpiR family transcriptional regulator — translation MQSLINKLQKRRDQLSELERQVFDYILRNPQKIGQMTADEVAGELFISTATVSRTAKHLGFRGFQELKYAIAQYDDVEKAEQHDLRIDHDIKTIMASIEKQLHQTFRLLQKEPLDEVVTKLFHAEKIEIFGVGGSLPNCIEAARKLTFLGKNASARIDWDELQAVSKSLTKKDAAIIVSNSGETIHLMEYARNLMANKVPIIAIVGTKNSTLAKLADYPLQVMVEMVYFDQVDLSSRVSLTAVTDILMMKLAEKMR, via the coding sequence ATGCAAAGCTTAATTAATAAACTGCAAAAAAGACGGGACCAGCTAAGTGAATTGGAACGCCAAGTTTTTGATTATATTTTACGTAATCCGCAAAAAATTGGGCAGATGACCGCCGATGAAGTCGCTGGGGAGCTGTTCATTTCAACGGCGACAGTATCGCGTACGGCAAAACATCTGGGATTTCGCGGCTTTCAAGAATTAAAATACGCGATTGCGCAATATGACGATGTGGAAAAAGCAGAACAGCACGATTTACGAATTGATCACGACATAAAAACCATTATGGCCTCAATTGAAAAACAATTGCATCAAACATTTCGTCTGTTGCAAAAAGAGCCGTTAGATGAAGTAGTGACAAAGTTGTTTCATGCTGAAAAAATTGAAATATTTGGTGTTGGAGGCAGTTTGCCAAATTGTATTGAAGCTGCACGCAAATTAACCTTCTTAGGTAAAAATGCCTCTGCAAGAATTGATTGGGATGAACTTCAAGCGGTTTCTAAATCTTTAACAAAAAAAGATGCCGCAATTATTGTCTCCAATAGCGGCGAGACAATTCATTTAATGGAATACGCCCGTAACCTGATGGCAAATAAAGTTCCAATCATTGCTATCGTGGGAACGAAGAATTCAACCTTGGCTAAACTGGCGGACTATCCCTTACAAGTTATGGTAGAAATGGTTTATTTTGATCAAGTTGATTTAAGCTCGCGGGTGTCTTTAACAGCTGTTACAGATATTTTAATGATGAAACTAGCAGAAAAAATGAGATAA
- the tgt gene encoding tRNA guanosine(34) transglycosylase Tgt — protein MAQEPAIKYRLIKKEKHTGARLGELITPHGTFPTPMFMPVGTLATVKTMAPEELKEMGAGVILSNTYHLWLRPGEDLVAEAGGLHKFMNWDQPILTDSGGFQVFSLADMRNITEEGVHFKNHLNGAPLFLSPEKAINIQNKLGSDIMMSFDECPPFDESYDYVKKSVERTSRWAQRGLEAHANPDRQGLFGIIQGAGFEDLRRQSAKDLISMDFPGYSIGGLSVGEPKAEMNRVLDFTTPLIPDHKPRYLMGVGAADSLIDGVIRGIDMFDCVLPTRIARNGTCMTSQGRLVVKNAKFAHDFRPLDEKCDCYTCRNYSRAYIRHLIHCDETFGIRLTTYHNLYFLLNLMKQVRQAIMDDNLLEFRQAFFEEYGYNKENAKSF, from the coding sequence ATGGCACAAGAACCAGCCATCAAATACCGTTTAATAAAAAAAGAAAAACATACGGGAGCTCGGTTAGGTGAACTGATTACACCTCACGGGACTTTTCCAACCCCAATGTTTATGCCAGTAGGAACATTAGCAACTGTAAAAACTATGGCGCCAGAAGAATTAAAGGAAATGGGTGCCGGAGTAATTTTGAGTAACACTTACCATTTATGGCTACGACCAGGGGAAGATCTAGTTGCAGAAGCTGGTGGTTTGCACAAGTTTATGAATTGGGATCAACCTATTTTAACTGATTCAGGTGGCTTTCAAGTATTTTCATTAGCCGATATGCGTAATATCACCGAAGAAGGCGTTCATTTTAAAAATCACTTAAATGGTGCACCGCTTTTCTTATCACCAGAAAAAGCGATTAATATTCAAAATAAACTGGGTTCAGATATTATGATGAGTTTTGATGAATGTCCGCCGTTTGATGAAAGTTATGATTATGTCAAAAAATCCGTTGAACGGACTTCACGTTGGGCACAAAGAGGATTAGAAGCCCACGCCAATCCAGATCGCCAAGGTTTGTTTGGTATTATCCAAGGAGCTGGCTTTGAAGATTTACGTCGTCAAAGTGCCAAAGATTTAATTAGTATGGATTTTCCCGGCTATTCTATTGGTGGGTTATCAGTTGGTGAACCAAAAGCTGAAATGAATCGCGTCTTAGATTTCACAACACCGCTGATTCCAGATCATAAGCCCCGCTATTTAATGGGCGTTGGGGCAGCAGATTCACTAATTGATGGTGTGATTCGCGGAATTGACATGTTTGACTGTGTCTTACCAACAAGAATTGCCCGCAATGGTACTTGTATGACTTCACAAGGCCGGTTAGTTGTAAAAAATGCAAAATTTGCCCACGATTTTAGACCATTAGATGAAAAATGTGATTGCTATACTTGTCGTAATTACAGTCGCGCATATATTCGTCATTTGATTCATTGTGATGAAACCTTTGGGATCCGTTTAACCACATATCACAACTTATACTTCTTGTTGAATCTAATGAAACAAGTTCGCCAAGCAATCATGGATGATAACTTGTTAGAATTTCGTCAAGCTTTCTTTGAAGAATATGGCTATAATAAAGAAAACGCGAAAAGTTTTTAA
- the yajC gene encoding preprotein translocase subunit YajC, whose amino-acid sequence MGGLPTIIMFVVLLGAMWFMSRSTKKQQQERQNTLNAMKPGDEVVTIGGLHGVLSEVDETNKTVTIDCEGVFLVFDKQAIKSITPGKSVVVDDTVTEVKTEDLISDSTDSTDENSDKE is encoded by the coding sequence ATGGGTGGCTTACCAACGATTATCATGTTCGTTGTTTTATTAGGGGCAATGTGGTTTATGTCACGTTCAACGAAAAAACAACAACAAGAACGTCAAAATACGTTGAATGCAATGAAACCAGGCGATGAAGTTGTAACAATCGGCGGCTTACATGGTGTTTTGTCTGAAGTTGACGAAACGAATAAAACCGTAACAATCGATTGCGAAGGTGTGTTTCTTGTTTTTGATAAACAAGCAATCAAATCAATTACTCCTGGTAAATCTGTCGTAGTTGACGATACGGTGACAGAAGTTAAAACAGAAGACTTAATTTCTGATTCAACAGATTCAACTGACGAAAATAGCGATAAAGAATAA
- a CDS encoding DUF975 family protein has product MKSSGELKLEAKQMLQGRWKDAVLMNLIPTVIGIAIAAIIIIPLIAIISGIALFSPDTLDTVSNGIQNSNGDVSWTAQIGQQGGGIISGLLTSIFVSGMSWTFLDIYRGKRVDIHPMSDIFRAFKSPYLVGVVCIYLLSTIFIGLWSLLFLIPGIVKSYSYSQANFIYYDILDGTGQKPGYLECITASRRLMNGYKGQLFWLDLSFIGWHILAVLTCGIGYLWLNPYIYATKAAFYNNLPNEAETF; this is encoded by the coding sequence ATGAAATCATCTGGTGAATTAAAGTTAGAAGCAAAACAAATGCTACAAGGGCGCTGGAAAGATGCCGTTTTAATGAACTTAATCCCAACGGTTATTGGTATTGCAATTGCAGCAATTATTATCATTCCTCTTATTGCTATTATTAGTGGTATCGCACTTTTTAGTCCTGATACATTGGATACCGTTTCAAATGGGATTCAAAACAGTAACGGTGATGTCTCTTGGACAGCACAAATTGGACAACAAGGTGGCGGCATTATTAGCGGGCTTCTGACCTCTATTTTTGTCTCTGGAATGTCTTGGACTTTCTTAGATATTTACCGTGGCAAACGTGTGGACATCCATCCAATGAGTGATATTTTCCGTGCATTCAAAAGCCCTTATCTAGTTGGCGTTGTATGTATTTACCTACTTTCAACAATCTTTATTGGTTTGTGGTCTTTACTATTCTTAATTCCTGGGATTGTTAAAAGTTATTCTTATTCACAAGCGAACTTTATCTATTACGATATTTTAGATGGTACTGGCCAAAAACCAGGTTATCTTGAATGTATTACTGCAAGCCGTCGCTTAATGAACGGCTACAAAGGCCAGTTATTCTGGTTGGATCTAAGCTTTATCGGTTGGCACATCTTGGCAGTATTGACTTGCGGTATTGGCTACTTATGGTTAAATCCTTATATTTATGCCACTAAAGCAGCTTTTTACAACAACTTACCAAACGAAGCCGAAACTTTTTAA
- the malX gene encoding maltose/glucose-specific PTS transporter subunit IIBC produces the protein MKKKAGFWEFFQGLGKTFMLPVALLAFMGILLGIGSSFSSESTIQALPFLGNDILQVIFRFMSAIGGFAFTYLPVMFAMAIPLGLVRKEKGVAAFSGFVGYVVMNLAINFYLTETNNLAAAESLREAGQGMVFGIQTIEMGVLGGIIAGVIVYHLHNRFYQTQLPDSFAFFSGARFVPIITSLVMALVGTAIPMIWPVFALLITGIGTLIQKAGPFGPFLFGSGERLLLPFGLHHILVSMIRFTEAGGHAVIDGKEVFGALNIFYAELQNNLPISSAATAFLSQGKMPTFMFGLPAAALAMYQTAKPENRHKIKGLLISGVIATFVTGITEPIEFLFLFISPLLWIFHVIMTGAGFMIMSLLGVTIGNTDGGVLDFLIFGVMQGNYTKWWMVLIVGAFWFAIYYFVFKTVILRKDLKTPGREAVVDETEYTDTETNYAKKGGYDATGILNALGGAENIESLDNCITRLRLVLQDGKKVQDDELKKLGALGVVHLDDTNVQVIIGTKVTTVRNALDNLI, from the coding sequence ATGAAGAAAAAAGCTGGGTTTTGGGAATTTTTTCAAGGATTAGGAAAAACGTTTATGCTTCCAGTAGCATTGCTGGCGTTTATGGGGATTTTACTAGGGATTGGGAGTTCATTTTCTAGTGAGTCAACAATCCAAGCCTTACCATTTTTAGGAAATGATATTTTACAAGTTATCTTCCGCTTTATGTCAGCGATTGGTGGTTTTGCATTTACTTATTTACCAGTTATGTTTGCCATGGCAATTCCTTTAGGTTTAGTTCGTAAAGAAAAAGGGGTAGCAGCCTTTTCTGGTTTTGTCGGCTACGTTGTAATGAATTTAGCCATCAATTTTTACTTAACTGAAACAAACAACTTAGCTGCTGCTGAAAGTTTACGAGAAGCAGGCCAAGGAATGGTCTTTGGTATTCAGACAATAGAAATGGGTGTACTAGGGGGTATTATTGCCGGAGTAATCGTCTATCATCTGCATAATCGTTTTTATCAAACGCAGCTGCCAGATAGTTTTGCTTTCTTTTCAGGCGCTCGTTTTGTACCAATTATCACATCACTTGTAATGGCGTTGGTAGGGACAGCGATTCCGATGATTTGGCCAGTATTTGCTTTACTTATTACTGGTATTGGCACTTTAATTCAAAAAGCTGGTCCATTTGGTCCATTTTTATTTGGTTCAGGCGAACGTTTATTACTCCCATTTGGCCTGCATCATATTCTAGTATCTATGATTCGTTTCACAGAAGCTGGGGGTCATGCAGTAATTGATGGTAAAGAAGTTTTTGGTGCTTTAAATATTTTTTATGCAGAATTGCAAAATAATTTACCAATCAGCTCTGCTGCTACTGCCTTTTTATCACAAGGTAAAATGCCAACATTTATGTTTGGTCTACCAGCAGCCGCACTGGCAATGTATCAAACTGCCAAACCAGAAAATCGTCATAAAATTAAAGGACTATTAATTTCCGGCGTAATTGCAACTTTTGTCACAGGAATCACAGAACCGATTGAATTTCTATTTTTGTTTATTAGCCCATTACTATGGATTTTCCATGTTATTATGACTGGCGCTGGTTTTATGATTATGAGCTTATTAGGAGTTACGATTGGCAACACAGATGGTGGGGTATTAGACTTCTTAATCTTTGGTGTAATGCAAGGTAATTATACGAAATGGTGGATGGTATTAATCGTGGGTGCTTTTTGGTTTGCAATTTACTACTTCGTCTTTAAAACTGTTATCTTACGAAAAGACTTGAAAACACCAGGTCGTGAGGCAGTAGTAGATGAAACAGAATACACTGATACTGAGACAAACTACGCTAAAAAAGGTGGCTATGATGCGACGGGCATTTTAAATGCTTTAGGTGGCGCAGAAAATATTGAATCATTGGACAATTGTATTACACGTCTTCGTTTAGTTTTACAAGATGGCAAAAAAGTTCAAGATGATGAATTGAAAAAATTAGGGGCTTTAGGCGTCGTGCATTTGGATGATACCAATGTTCAAGTCATTATCGGTACTAAAGTTACAACAGTGCGCAATGCACTAGACAATTTGATTTAA
- a CDS encoding cation-translocating P-type ATPase, which produces MDYYKKTADEIVKESSSQSKAGLSQDEVKTRYEKYGPNRFAEEKKDSMLKKILLSLTDFTTLVLMVAAIISFYTAIATDHGDLFEGILIIAIIVINSVLTIVQEGNAEKALSALQDMNKQTATVIRDGQQKDIDADELVPGDLLVIENGAMIAADARLTQASQLRIEESALTGESEPVEKDADFVSEEQLPLGDQQNMVFKGCTVVNGRGQAIVTATGMQTQMGKIVGLLSDAGTSLTPLQKRLNQLGKRISLIALVAAALVFLIGYLQNEPILEMFMTSVSLAVAAVPETLTVIVTLTLAYGVQKMAKKNAIIRRLPAVETLGTASVICSDKTGTLTQNKMQVRRVWSRGDEVTDVEDGMTDEAMEVLKIASLCTDVIVEKGEDDEVIVKGNPTEVAIVRAIEENYHTKKELDEEYPRIAELPFDSQRKMMTTVHKMGNKKFLSVTKGAFDVLMPKFHYGDVERAQVVNDRFGKKALRVIAVGYRIFEAEPTEITSENLEQDLRLLGLVGMIDPPRPESKGAIKKARKAGIKTVMITGDHVVTASAIAKELGILNHKNQAISGAQLQKLTDDELDGKVKDLTVYARVTPEDKIRIVKSWQRTGAVVAMTGDGVNDAPALNASDVGCAMGITGTDVAKGAADIVLTDDNFATIVDAVAQGRTVYQNIRKAINFLLSCNISEIFIVLIAMLIGWGAPFSAVQLLFVNVVADGLPGFALGREPAEAGIMNEPPIPAHEGIFARGLWQKIAVNAGIFTVVTLFGYYLGSFVDSVSPWVDASAEVGQTVAFLVLAYSSIIHVFNVRSSRSIFQVKLATNKSLFEMAVLAILITTAIALLPFTQDLFNLVHISLNHWFLVAILSIVPVFVNEMIKFHFSTDEE; this is translated from the coding sequence ATGGACTATTATAAAAAAACAGCGGATGAAATAGTGAAGGAGTCTTCTTCACAAAGTAAAGCAGGCCTTAGTCAAGATGAAGTAAAAACGCGTTATGAAAAATATGGACCAAACCGTTTTGCTGAAGAAAAAAAAGATTCCATGCTAAAGAAAATTTTATTAAGTTTAACGGATTTTACTACATTAGTTTTAATGGTAGCGGCAATTATTTCGTTTTACACCGCCATTGCAACGGATCATGGTGACTTATTTGAAGGAATTTTGATTATTGCGATTATTGTCATTAATTCGGTTTTGACAATTGTGCAAGAAGGAAATGCTGAAAAAGCGCTCAGTGCGTTGCAGGATATGAACAAACAAACGGCAACTGTTATAAGAGACGGTCAGCAAAAAGATATCGATGCGGATGAATTAGTACCAGGTGATTTATTGGTTATTGAAAATGGTGCAATGATTGCGGCGGATGCTCGTTTAACGCAAGCTTCCCAATTGCGAATTGAGGAGTCTGCGTTGACCGGGGAAAGTGAGCCGGTGGAAAAAGATGCTGATTTTGTTAGTGAGGAACAATTACCATTAGGAGATCAGCAAAACATGGTCTTCAAAGGCTGTACTGTCGTAAATGGACGCGGACAAGCGATTGTTACTGCTACCGGGATGCAAACGCAAATGGGTAAAATTGTGGGCTTGTTAAGTGACGCAGGCACTTCTTTGACACCTTTACAAAAAAGGTTAAATCAATTAGGCAAACGGATCAGTTTAATTGCTTTGGTTGCTGCAGCTTTAGTCTTTTTAATTGGGTATTTACAAAATGAGCCAATTTTAGAGATGTTTATGACGTCAGTTTCTTTAGCTGTTGCGGCAGTTCCTGAAACCCTAACTGTCATTGTCACATTAACATTAGCTTATGGCGTGCAGAAAATGGCCAAGAAAAATGCAATCATTAGACGATTACCGGCAGTCGAAACGCTCGGGACTGCAAGTGTGATCTGTTCGGATAAAACTGGTACCTTGACTCAAAATAAAATGCAGGTTCGCCGTGTTTGGTCTAGAGGCGATGAAGTAACAGACGTTGAAGATGGCATGACAGATGAAGCGATGGAAGTATTAAAAATTGCCAGCCTTTGTACCGATGTCATTGTAGAAAAAGGCGAAGATGATGAAGTAATCGTCAAGGGTAACCCGACAGAAGTTGCCATTGTAAGAGCGATCGAAGAAAATTATCATACAAAAAAAGAATTAGATGAAGAATATCCGCGGATTGCAGAATTGCCTTTTGATTCACAGCGCAAGATGATGACAACGGTGCATAAAATGGGGAATAAGAAATTTCTTTCCGTTACCAAAGGCGCCTTTGATGTTTTAATGCCCAAATTTCATTATGGGGACGTAGAACGGGCACAAGTTGTAAATGATCGTTTTGGGAAAAAGGCGTTGCGCGTCATTGCAGTTGGGTATCGGATCTTTGAGGCAGAGCCAACTGAGATCACTTCGGAAAATTTGGAACAAGATTTACGCTTACTGGGATTAGTGGGGATGATCGATCCGCCGCGACCTGAAAGTAAAGGTGCGATTAAAAAAGCACGCAAGGCAGGAATTAAGACCGTTATGATTACAGGGGACCACGTAGTAACTGCTAGTGCAATCGCCAAAGAGTTAGGTATTTTGAATCACAAAAATCAAGCAATCTCCGGGGCGCAATTGCAAAAATTAACCGATGATGAATTAGATGGAAAAGTAAAAGATTTAACCGTCTATGCTCGTGTAACACCAGAAGATAAAATCAGAATTGTAAAATCATGGCAGCGAACGGGTGCTGTCGTGGCCATGACCGGAGATGGTGTCAATGATGCACCGGCACTAAATGCTAGTGACGTTGGATGTGCGATGGGAATTACCGGGACAGATGTTGCCAAAGGAGCAGCAGATATTGTTTTAACCGACGATAATTTTGCTACAATTGTTGATGCAGTTGCGCAGGGGCGAACTGTTTATCAAAATATCCGTAAAGCGATCAACTTTTTATTAAGCTGTAATATCTCAGAAATTTTCATCGTCCTTATTGCTATGCTGATTGGCTGGGGAGCACCATTTAGTGCTGTGCAATTGCTATTTGTAAATGTTGTAGCAGACGGCTTGCCAGGTTTTGCCTTAGGAAGAGAGCCAGCTGAAGCGGGAATTATGAATGAGCCACCAATTCCAGCTCATGAAGGAATTTTTGCCCGTGGTCTTTGGCAGAAGATTGCGGTAAATGCAGGTATCTTTACTGTAGTAACACTATTTGGTTATTATCTTGGTTCTTTTGTGGATAGCGTTAGTCCATGGGTAGATGCAAGTGCTGAAGTAGGTCAGACGGTTGCCTTTTTAGTCTTAGCCTATTCTTCGATTATTCATGTTTTTAATGTTCGGAGCAGTCGTTCGATTTTCCAAGTGAAATTAGCAACGAATAAATCATTGTTTGAAATGGCAGTCTTAGCGATTTTGATTACAACTGCAATTGCTTTGTTGCCTTTTACACAAGACTTGTTTAATTTAGTGCATATTAGCTTAAATCACTGGTTTTTAGTGGCGATTTTATCAATCGTCCCGGTATTTGTAAATGAAATGATTAAGTTTCATTTTTCAACTGACGAAGAATAA